The Lonsdalea populi genome window below encodes:
- the ribA gene encoding GTP cyclohydrolase II, whose product MQLKRVAEAKLPTPWGDFLMVGFEETATGHDHLALVYGDISGSEPVLARVHSECLTGDALFSLRCDCGFQLEAALNQIAEAGRGVLLYHRQEGRNIGLLNKIRAYALQDKGADTVEANHQLGFAADERDFTPCADMFKLLGVAQVRLLTNNPQKVKILTEAGINIVERVPLIVGQNPKNERYMATKAAKMGHLLESK is encoded by the coding sequence ATGCAGCTAAAACGGGTCGCCGAGGCCAAATTACCCACTCCGTGGGGCGATTTCCTGATGGTAGGCTTTGAAGAAACAGCGACCGGGCATGACCATCTTGCGTTGGTGTATGGCGATATCTCCGGCTCCGAGCCCGTGCTGGCCCGCGTTCATTCTGAATGTCTGACGGGCGATGCGTTGTTTAGTCTGCGCTGTGACTGTGGTTTCCAACTGGAAGCCGCCCTCAATCAGATTGCCGAAGCTGGCCGCGGGGTACTGCTCTATCACCGTCAGGAAGGCCGCAACATCGGTCTGCTGAACAAAATCCGCGCCTATGCCTTGCAGGATAAAGGCGCAGACACCGTCGAAGCGAACCATCAGTTGGGTTTCGCCGCAGATGAGCGCGACTTCACGCCATGTGCGGATATGTTCAAGCTGTTGGGCGTTGCGCAGGTTCGGTTGCTGACCAACAATCCGCAGAAGGTGAAAATTTTGACCGAAGCGGGCATCAACATCGTCGAACGCGTGCCGCTGATTGTGGGGCAAAACCCGAAAAACGAACGTTATATGGCAACCAAAGCCGCCAAAATGGGCCACCTGCTGGAAAGCAAATAA
- the pgpB gene encoding phosphatidylglycerophosphatase B, translating to MYGITKRVTIGALLLLIMPLGVWLSGWQWHPLLTGGWLRVLFWVTETVTSPWGVVTSVLLSLWFLWCLRFSLKPALGVFAILIVTIGIGQGVKSAIKGWVQEPRPFVVWLEKSYQIDERYFYSLPRSERSALVKSQLQDDNQLPIWLRHHWQAETGFAFPSGHTLFAASWALLAVGLLWARRHYVTVTIVMLWAVAVMGSRLALGMHWPQDLMMATAISWLLVLVATWLASRWCGPLTAAEVDAEQH from the coding sequence ATGTACGGAATTACTAAAAGAGTTACCATTGGTGCGCTATTGCTATTGATAATGCCCCTCGGGGTCTGGCTGAGCGGCTGGCAGTGGCATCCACTGCTCACCGGAGGATGGCTGCGTGTGCTGTTTTGGGTCACGGAAACGGTAACGTCACCCTGGGGCGTAGTGACGAGCGTTTTGCTGTCGCTTTGGTTCTTGTGGTGTCTGCGTTTCAGCCTAAAACCGGCGCTGGGCGTGTTCGCTATTCTGATCGTGACCATCGGTATCGGGCAAGGGGTAAAATCGGCGATCAAAGGCTGGGTTCAGGAACCCAGACCGTTTGTCGTGTGGCTTGAAAAGAGCTATCAGATCGATGAGCGCTATTTTTACTCTTTGCCGCGATCCGAGCGGTCGGCGTTGGTTAAAAGCCAACTGCAAGACGATAATCAACTGCCGATATGGTTACGTCACCACTGGCAGGCCGAAACCGGTTTTGCTTTTCCGTCCGGGCATACGTTGTTCGCCGCCTCTTGGGCGTTGTTGGCGGTCGGTCTGCTGTGGGCGCGTCGGCACTACGTTACCGTGACGATAGTCATGCTGTGGGCTGTGGCAGTGATGGGAAGCCGTTTAGCGCTAGGCATGCACTGGCCTCAGGATCTGATGATGGCGACGGCGATCAGCTGGTTGCTGGTATTGGTCGCGACCTGGCTGGCTTCTCGCTGGTGCGGGCCTTTGACTGCTGCAGAGGTTGATGCTGAGCAGCATTAG
- a CDS encoding LapA family protein, protein MKYLLIFLFVLAIFIVAITLGAHNDQVVTFSYLIAQGQYRLSTLLATLFAAGFVLGWVICGLFYLRLRIALGREQRKIKRLEQQLPNSAESKTVSPEPVTH, encoded by the coding sequence GTGAAATATTTGCTTATTTTTTTATTCGTGCTGGCGATCTTTATTGTGGCTATCACGCTGGGAGCACATAACGATCAGGTCGTCACCTTTAGTTACCTCATCGCGCAGGGGCAATACCGTCTGTCAACATTGTTAGCGACGTTATTTGCCGCCGGATTCGTGCTGGGGTGGGTCATTTGCGGACTGTTTTATCTGCGCTTACGCATTGCGCTAGGCCGTGAACAACGTAAAATCAAACGTCTTGAGCAGCAACTGCCCAACTCCGCGGAGAGCAAAACCGTCTCTCCCGAGCCTGTGACCCACTAA
- the lapB gene encoding lipopolysaccharide assembly protein LapB → MLELLFLLLPVAAAYGWYMGRRSVQQDKQDEANRLSREYVTGVNFLLSNQQDKAVELFLDMLKDDSNTFEAHLTLGNLFRSRGEVDRAIRIHQALTESASLSFEQRLLAVQQLGRDYMTAGLYDRAEEIFNQLVDEDDFRLTALQQLLQIHQSTSDWQNAIETAEKLVKLGKERLRSEIAHFHCELALQAMGSDDLDKALSLLKKAAASDKLCARASIMMGRIYMAQQQYAKAVTALRQVLDQDKDFVTETLPMLQACYQHLEQPLEWAIFLKRCVEENTGATADLMLADIMEKEEGADVAQVYINRQLQRHPTMRVFHRLMDFHLSEAEEGRAKDSLMVLRDMVGEQIQTKPRYSCFKCGFASQSLYWHCPSCRSWATIKPIRGLDGQ, encoded by the coding sequence ATGCTTGAACTGCTGTTTCTGCTGTTGCCCGTTGCTGCCGCATACGGTTGGTACATGGGCCGCAGAAGTGTACAGCAGGACAAACAGGATGAGGCGAACCGCCTGTCGCGCGAGTATGTAACGGGCGTGAACTTTCTGCTGTCCAACCAGCAGGACAAGGCCGTCGAACTATTTCTTGACATGCTCAAGGACGACAGCAACACCTTCGAAGCTCATCTGACGCTCGGTAACCTGTTTCGCTCTCGCGGGGAGGTGGATCGGGCTATCCGCATCCACCAGGCGTTGACTGAAAGCGCCTCCCTCAGTTTCGAACAACGCCTGCTCGCCGTGCAACAGCTGGGCCGCGACTATATGACGGCCGGGCTGTATGACCGTGCGGAAGAGATCTTCAACCAACTGGTGGACGAGGACGATTTTCGTCTGACTGCACTCCAACAGCTGTTGCAGATTCATCAGTCGACCAGCGACTGGCAGAACGCGATTGAGACGGCCGAAAAGCTGGTTAAGCTCGGGAAAGAGCGTCTGCGCAGCGAGATTGCGCATTTTCACTGTGAGCTGGCGTTGCAGGCGATGGGCAGTGACGATCTCGATAAAGCGCTGTCTTTGCTGAAGAAAGCGGCTGCGTCCGATAAGCTCTGCGCGCGAGCGTCCATCATGATGGGCCGCATTTACATGGCGCAGCAGCAGTATGCTAAAGCGGTCACAGCGTTGCGGCAGGTGTTGGATCAGGATAAAGACTTCGTTACGGAGACACTACCGATGCTTCAGGCATGTTATCAACACCTGGAACAGCCGCTGGAATGGGCGATATTTCTGAAACGCTGCGTCGAGGAAAATACCGGTGCCACCGCCGACCTGATGTTGGCGGATATCATGGAAAAAGAAGAAGGAGCCGACGTGGCGCAGGTCTATATCAACCGCCAGTTGCAGCGACACCCGACCATGCGGGTTTTCCACCGGCTAATGGACTTCCACCTGAGCGAAGCGGAAGAGGGCCGGGCCAAAGACAGCCTGATGGTGCTGCGCGACATGGTGGGTGAACAAATCCAGACCAAGCCGCGTTACAGCTGCTTTAAGTGCGGTTTCGCCTCCCAATCTCTGTACTGGCATTGCCCATCCTGCCGCTCCTGGGCCACGATCAAACCGATACGCGGTCTGGACGGTCAATAA